In the genome of Nitrospinota bacterium, the window CAGGTTGAGGAAAGTGAGCGGTTATAAACACCTGCCAGAACTGCGTGAGATCATGAAACGGGCTCTGGCGGGGAAGATAATGGTGAAAGCGGCGTGACGGTCATGCCGGGAGTTTCAACTAAAAAAGGGATTGACTCTTTTGCCGCATCAAGGTTTGGCCAGACGGGAATCGAATTTGAACGGCTGAAGTTTCAGTATCGTGATCCTGGCGAAATCGGGATGCGCCGGATTTATAAGATAATTGAATTCTGTGGGAACCACCACTGACGGAACCCTGAGAATCAGGCTCCTACATCTTTTTATCCAGTCCGTCCCTATCGCTTGCAAACGTGGTGGTATGGGATCATGTTCGCGCCAATTCCCTGGAAGAGAACCGGCTTCGATCCGCTCGATTTCAATTTCCGGAACCTTGGCTGAACACGCCATGTACTTTATTTTGGACAGCCGCCTGCGGTCAGATGTGTGCGCCAGTATTTCGAGGACCGCCAATGAAAGGGTTGCGGAGGTGTATGCCACGGGATAGCCCGGGAAATTCCATCTTCCGCCTGTTAAATGAGCTCCATGACCGCTAAACGCGGCATCGGCGTATTTAGCTTTTTCAATGCGGTAGAGGATCATATCCGTCAGGCCCTTTGTTAAATTACGGGA includes:
- a CDS encoding RES family NAD+ phosphorylase, which translates into the protein MILYRIEKAKYADAAFSGHGAHLTGGRWNFPGYPVAYTSATLSLAVLEILAHTSDRRRLSKIKYMACSAKVPEIEIERIEAGSLPGNWREHDPIPPRLQAIGTDWIKRCRSLILRVPSVVVPTEFNYLINPAHPDFARITILKLQPFKFDSRLAKP